Proteins from a genomic interval of Streptomyces fodineus:
- a CDS encoding heme o synthase: MCVTAVESRPAGSLGAASQGPVHRPFGARVKAFVALTKPRIIELLLITTVPVMFLAQQGVPDLKLVLLTCVGGYLSAGGANALNMYIDRDIDALMDRTSQRPLVTGMVSPPECLAFGITLAVVSTLLFGLTVNWLSAWLSLGALLFYVVVYTMLLKRRTSQNIVWGGIAGCMPVLIGWSAVTDSLSWAPVILFMVIFFWTPPHYWPLSMKVKDDYARVGVPMLPVIASNKVVAKQIVIYSWVMVAVSLLLTPLGYTGWFYTAVALAAGGWWLWEAHALQNRARAEVMGAKLKEMRLFHWSITYVSLLFVAIAVDPFLR, encoded by the coding sequence GTGTGCGTGACGGCCGTCGAATCCCGTCCAGCGGGCTCGCTCGGTGCTGCGAGCCAGGGCCCGGTTCACCGGCCGTTCGGGGCCCGTGTCAAGGCTTTCGTGGCGCTGACCAAGCCGCGGATCATCGAGCTGCTGCTCATCACCACCGTTCCGGTGATGTTCCTGGCGCAGCAGGGCGTGCCGGACCTGAAGCTGGTCCTCCTGACCTGCGTCGGCGGCTATCTCTCGGCGGGCGGCGCCAACGCGCTGAACATGTACATCGACCGGGACATCGACGCCCTGATGGACCGCACCTCGCAGCGGCCGCTGGTGACCGGCATGGTCAGCCCGCCCGAGTGCCTGGCCTTCGGCATCACCCTCGCGGTCGTCTCGACGCTGCTCTTCGGCCTCACCGTCAACTGGCTGAGCGCCTGGCTCTCCCTCGGCGCGCTCCTCTTCTACGTCGTCGTCTACACGATGCTCCTCAAGCGGCGTACGTCGCAGAACATCGTGTGGGGCGGCATCGCGGGCTGCATGCCCGTGCTGATCGGCTGGTCGGCCGTGACGGACTCGCTTTCCTGGGCGCCGGTCATCCTGTTCATGGTGATCTTCTTCTGGACCCCGCCGCACTACTGGCCGCTGTCCATGAAGGTGAAGGACGACTACGCGCGTGTGGGCGTGCCGATGCTGCCGGTCATCGCCTCCAACAAGGTGGTCGCCAAGCAGATCGTCATCTACAGCTGGGTGATGGTCGCCGTCTCCCTGCTCCTCACCCCGCTCGGCTACACCGGCTGGTTCTACACGGCCGTCGCCCTGGCCGCCGGCGGATGGTGGCTGTGGGAGGCGCACGCGCTGCAGAACCGGGCCAGGGCCGAGGTCATGGGCGCGAAGCTGAAGGAGATGCGGCTGTTCCACTGGTCGATCACCTATGTGTCGCTGTTGTTCGTGGCGATCGCGGTGGACCCGTTCCTGCGCTGA
- a CDS encoding amidohydrolase family protein — protein sequence MIETPSLVDQYCHGVLRTELGLGTFEAQLSRTEGPPAPGTTLFDTQTGFAVRRWCPPLLGLEPHCPPARYLARRRELGVLEAGRRLLRGSGITTYLVDTGLPGDLTGPAELASAGCARAHEIVRLEQLAEQVADTSGTVESFLANLAESVHGAAANAVAFTSVAGLGHGLALAPEPPGPGEVRGAAGRWLAGRRVGGPLKDPVLLRHLLWNAVASGLPLQLHAGLGEPGSRIDRTDPVLLTDFVRATAGLGTDLILLHGYPYHRHAAHLAGVFPHVYADCGAALVRTGARAATVLAEILELAPFGKILFSTGAHGLPELHVVGARLFREALARVLGTWVAEGAWSLADAQRVARMVAADNARRVYRLSG from the coding sequence ATGATCGAGACGCCGTCCCTCGTGGACCAGTACTGCCACGGCGTACTGCGAACAGAGCTGGGCCTGGGCACCTTCGAGGCTCAGCTCTCCCGCACCGAGGGCCCACCCGCACCCGGCACCACCCTCTTCGACACCCAGACGGGATTCGCCGTACGGCGCTGGTGCCCGCCCCTGCTCGGCCTGGAACCGCACTGCCCGCCCGCCCGCTATCTGGCCAGGCGCCGGGAACTGGGCGTCCTGGAGGCGGGCCGCAGGCTGCTGCGCGGCAGCGGCATCACCACCTACCTGGTCGACACCGGCCTGCCCGGCGACCTCACGGGCCCCGCCGAGCTGGCCTCCGCCGGCTGTGCCCGGGCCCATGAGATCGTCCGGCTGGAGCAGCTCGCGGAGCAGGTCGCCGACACCTCCGGCACCGTCGAGTCCTTCCTCGCCAACCTCGCCGAGTCGGTGCACGGCGCCGCCGCGAACGCGGTCGCCTTCACCTCCGTCGCGGGCCTCGGACACGGACTGGCACTGGCGCCCGAGCCGCCGGGACCGGGGGAGGTGCGGGGCGCGGCCGGCCGCTGGCTGGCCGGGCGACGGGTCGGCGGGCCGCTCAAGGATCCGGTGCTGCTGCGGCACCTGCTGTGGAACGCGGTCGCCTCGGGCCTGCCCCTGCAACTGCACGCCGGGCTCGGCGAGCCGGGCTCCCGCATCGACCGCACCGACCCCGTGCTGCTCACCGACTTCGTGCGGGCCACAGCCGGCCTCGGCACCGACCTGATCCTGCTGCACGGCTACCCGTACCACCGCCACGCCGCCCACCTGGCCGGCGTCTTCCCGCACGTCTACGCCGACTGCGGCGCCGCCCTGGTCCGCACCGGCGCCCGCGCGGCCACCGTCCTCGCCGAGATCCTGGAGCTGGCCCCCTTCGGCAAGATCCTCTTCTCCACCGGCGCGCACGGCCTGCCCGAACTGCACGTCGTCGGCGCCCGCCTCTTCCGCGAGGCCCTGGCCCGGGTCCTGGGCACCTGGGTCGCCGAGGGCGCCTGGTCCCTGGCGGACGCCCAGCGGGTGGCCCGGATGGTCGCCGCGGACAACGCCCGGCGGGTGTACCGGCTGAGCGGCTGA
- a CDS encoding COX15/CtaA family protein encodes MVGVPKLNPADAAAAVRNPLAFIAARWTPTPRTVQRAALAALVMSVVIVVTGGAVRLTGSGLGCPTWPECTDGSLTPTSALSYHSAIEFGNRMLTYVLCAAVGWAIIAARSEKPYRRSLTRLGWAQFWLVMSNAILGGVVVLVGLNPYTVAAHFLLATALTTVAAVMWQRTREGDGAPRPLVGKAVQQLVWFLVAASLLLIAAGTVVTGAGPHAGDSSEVKRIPIDWETVAKLHAVLAWIVVTLTFALWFVLKAVDAPKGPSARTRDLFLILLGQGVIGYVQYFTHLPELLVALHMFGSCLVWIGVLRILLALRERPETGLDLPGPSAEVTVGTRA; translated from the coding sequence ATGGTGGGCGTGCCCAAGCTGAACCCCGCCGACGCCGCCGCGGCCGTGCGCAACCCGCTCGCCTTCATCGCCGCACGCTGGACCCCGACCCCCCGGACGGTCCAGCGGGCCGCCCTCGCCGCGCTCGTGATGTCGGTGGTCATCGTCGTCACCGGCGGCGCCGTACGCCTGACCGGCTCCGGCCTCGGCTGCCCGACCTGGCCGGAGTGCACCGACGGCTCGCTGACCCCGACGAGCGCGCTGAGCTACCACAGCGCGATCGAGTTCGGCAACCGGATGCTGACGTACGTGCTGTGCGCCGCGGTCGGCTGGGCGATCATCGCCGCCCGCTCCGAGAAGCCGTACCGGCGCAGCCTGACCCGGCTGGGCTGGGCGCAGTTCTGGCTGGTGATGAGCAACGCGATCCTCGGCGGCGTGGTGGTGCTGGTCGGCCTCAACCCGTACACCGTCGCGGCCCACTTCCTGCTGGCGACGGCCCTGACCACGGTCGCCGCGGTGATGTGGCAGCGCACCCGCGAGGGCGACGGCGCGCCCCGGCCGCTGGTCGGCAAGGCCGTGCAGCAGCTGGTGTGGTTCCTGGTGGCCGCGTCCCTGCTGCTCATCGCGGCCGGCACGGTGGTGACCGGAGCCGGGCCGCACGCGGGTGACTCCAGCGAGGTCAAGCGGATCCCCATCGACTGGGAGACGGTGGCCAAGCTGCACGCGGTGCTCGCCTGGATCGTGGTGACGCTGACGTTCGCGCTGTGGTTCGTGCTGAAGGCGGTGGACGCGCCGAAGGGGCCGTCGGCGCGCACGCGCGATCTGTTCCTGATCCTCCTCGGCCAGGGTGTGATCGGTTACGTGCAGTACTTCACCCACCTGCCCGAGCTGCTGGTGGCCCTGCACATGTTCGGCTCGTGCCTGGTCTGGATCGGCGTCCTGCGCATCCTGCTGGCACTGCGCGAACGCCCGGAGACCGGTCTCGACCTGCCCGGCCCCTCGGCCGAGGTGACGGTGGGCACGCGCGCGTAG
- a CDS encoding ABC transporter permease encodes MIAAQAALETKMLLRNGEQLLLTVVIPTLLLVLFSSVDIVDTGKGKAVDFLAPGILALAVMSTAFTGQAIATGFERRYGVLKRLASSPLPRWGLMTAKTAAVLVTEVLQVILLTAIAFALGWSPHGDPATVLLLLILGTAAFSGLGLLMAGTLKAEATLAAANLVFLLLLVGGGVLVPLDKFGSGAQAVLGLLPISALSDGLRDVLRHGAGVPWGDLGILAVWAVVGLAAAGKFFRWE; translated from the coding sequence ATGATCGCGGCGCAGGCGGCGCTGGAGACGAAGATGCTGCTGCGCAACGGCGAGCAGCTGCTGCTGACCGTGGTGATCCCGACCCTGCTGCTGGTGCTCTTCAGCTCGGTGGACATCGTGGACACCGGCAAGGGCAAGGCGGTGGACTTCCTCGCGCCCGGCATCCTGGCGCTCGCCGTGATGTCGACGGCGTTCACCGGACAGGCCATCGCGACCGGCTTCGAGCGCCGCTACGGCGTGCTCAAGCGGCTCGCCTCCTCGCCGCTGCCCCGCTGGGGCCTGATGACCGCCAAGACGGCGGCCGTGCTGGTCACCGAGGTCCTCCAGGTGATCCTGCTGACCGCGATCGCCTTCGCGCTGGGCTGGTCCCCGCACGGCGACCCGGCCACCGTGCTCCTGCTGCTGATTCTGGGTACGGCCGCGTTCTCCGGGCTCGGCCTGCTGATGGCGGGCACGCTGAAGGCCGAGGCGACCCTGGCCGCCGCCAACCTCGTCTTCCTGCTGCTGCTCGTCGGCGGCGGTGTCCTCGTGCCGCTGGACAAGTTCGGCTCGGGCGCGCAGGCCGTGCTCGGGCTGCTGCCCATCTCCGCGCTGTCGGACGGCCTGCGGGACGTGCTCCGGCACGGCGCCGGGGTGCCGTGGGGCGACCTGGGGATTCTCGCCGTGTGGGCGGTCGTCGGGCTGGCCGCCGCGGGGAAGTTCTTCCGCTGGGAGTGA
- a CDS encoding ABC transporter ATP-binding protein has translation MRNEPVVQVQALVKRYGTKTAVDGLDLVAGAGVTAVLGPNGAGKTTTVETCEGYRRPDSGTVRVLGLDPVRQSAELRPRIGVMLQSGGVYSGARADEMLRHVARLHAHPLDVDALIERLGLGSCGRTGYRRLSGGQQQRLALAMAVVGRPELVFLDEPTAGLDPQARRATWDLVEDLRADGVSVILTTHYMEEAEQLADDVAVIDGGRVIAQGSPEELCKGGAENTLRFTGRPGLDVGSLLKALPADCTASELTPGSYRIVGKVDPQLLATVTSWCAQHGVMPDRISVERHTLEDVFLELTGKELRS, from the coding sequence ATGCGAAACGAGCCCGTGGTCCAGGTCCAGGCCCTGGTGAAGCGGTACGGCACGAAGACCGCCGTGGACGGCCTCGACCTGGTGGCCGGGGCGGGCGTGACCGCCGTACTCGGTCCCAACGGGGCGGGGAAGACGACCACGGTCGAGACCTGTGAGGGGTACCGGAGGCCGGATTCCGGCACGGTGCGCGTCCTGGGCCTCGACCCGGTACGGCAGTCCGCCGAGCTGCGTCCCCGTATCGGGGTGATGCTCCAGTCCGGCGGCGTCTACTCCGGCGCCCGGGCCGACGAGATGCTGCGCCACGTGGCCAGGCTGCACGCGCATCCCCTCGACGTGGACGCGCTGATCGAGCGGCTGGGGCTGGGCTCCTGCGGCCGGACCGGGTACCGGCGGCTGTCCGGCGGCCAGCAGCAGCGGCTCGCGCTCGCCATGGCCGTCGTGGGACGCCCGGAGCTGGTGTTCCTGGACGAGCCGACGGCCGGGCTCGACCCGCAGGCCCGCCGGGCCACCTGGGACCTGGTCGAGGACCTGCGCGCCGACGGCGTCTCGGTGATCCTCACCACGCACTACATGGAAGAGGCCGAGCAGCTCGCCGACGACGTGGCGGTCATCGACGGAGGCCGGGTCATCGCCCAGGGCTCTCCCGAGGAGCTGTGCAAGGGCGGCGCCGAGAACACCCTGCGCTTCACCGGCCGCCCCGGCCTCGACGTGGGCTCGCTGCTCAAGGCGCTCCCGGCCGACTGCACGGCCTCCGAGCTGACCCCGGGCAGCTACCGGATCGTCGGCAAGGTCGACCCGCAGCTGCTGGCCACCGTGACCTCGTGGTGCGCCCAGCACGGCGTGATGCCGGACCGGATCTCGGTGGAGCGGCACACGCTGGAGGACGTTTTTCTGGAGCTGACGGGCAAGGAGCTGCGCTCATGA
- a CDS encoding aminoglycoside N(3)-acetyltransferase: MPEPRPTGPLVTRDSLSTQLRLLGVESGEILLVHSSLRALGWVNGGAVAVVQGLMDALGPTGTLVVPSQSAQLSDPAHWGRPPVPEEWWDRIRATMPPYDPLLTPTRGVGVLPETVRTWPGALRSAHPQTSFAALGRHAREITDGHAPDCRLGEHSPLARLEELGARVLLLGAGYDSCTSFHLAEYRIPAPLVEIGRPAPGGGWETVVEVSIDSGRFDELGYDFERDRPVVRGKVGAAEARLFPVADAVAYAERWLPVHRPREE, encoded by the coding sequence ATGCCCGAGCCCCGGCCGACCGGCCCTCTCGTCACCCGAGACTCGCTCTCGACCCAGCTTCGACTGCTGGGCGTCGAATCCGGCGAGATCCTTCTGGTGCATTCCTCCCTCCGTGCTCTCGGCTGGGTCAACGGAGGCGCCGTCGCGGTCGTGCAGGGACTCATGGACGCCCTGGGCCCGACGGGCACGCTCGTCGTCCCCAGTCAGTCGGCCCAGCTGTCCGACCCCGCGCACTGGGGCAGGCCGCCCGTGCCCGAGGAGTGGTGGGACCGGATCCGGGCCACCATGCCGCCGTACGACCCGCTGCTCACCCCCACCCGTGGCGTCGGCGTGCTCCCCGAGACCGTGCGGACCTGGCCGGGCGCCCTGCGCAGCGCGCATCCGCAGACCTCCTTCGCGGCGCTCGGCCGGCACGCGCGGGAGATCACCGACGGCCACGCCCCCGACTGCCGGCTCGGCGAGCACAGCCCGCTGGCGCGGCTGGAGGAGCTGGGCGCCCGCGTCCTGCTGCTCGGCGCGGGCTACGACTCCTGCACCAGCTTCCACCTGGCCGAGTACCGGATACCGGCGCCGCTGGTGGAGATCGGCCGGCCCGCGCCGGGTGGCGGCTGGGAGACCGTCGTCGAGGTGTCGATCGACTCCGGCCGGTTCGACGAGCTGGGGTACGACTTCGAGCGCGACCGGCCCGTCGTACGGGGAAAGGTGGGCGCCGCCGAGGCGCGGCTGTTCCCGGTGGCGGACGCGGTGGCCTACGCGGAGCGGTGGCTTCCCGTGCACCGGCCCCGCGAGGAGTAG
- a CDS encoding helix-turn-helix transcriptional regulator: MKNVGEAREAPLGAPQEELATGERSTRNRVARSILDHGPSTVAELAGRLGLTQAAVRRHLDALVADDVVEAREQRVYGTRTRGRPAKVFALTDCGRDAFDQSYDKLAADALRWIAEQGGGPEAVAAFARARIAAQASAYRKAIEAVTPDKRTEALAKALSVDGYAATARSAPIGEQLCQHHCPVAHVAEQFPQLCEAETEIFAELLGTHVQRLATIAHGDGVCTTFIPKTSTDDASASTARRNPA; this comes from the coding sequence GTGAAAAACGTCGGCGAGGCTCGGGAGGCCCCCCTGGGGGCCCCGCAGGAGGAACTCGCGACCGGTGAGCGCTCCACGCGCAACCGCGTCGCGCGCTCCATCCTGGACCACGGCCCGTCGACCGTCGCCGAACTCGCCGGCCGGCTGGGACTGACCCAGGCCGCCGTCCGGCGCCACCTGGACGCCCTGGTCGCCGACGACGTGGTGGAGGCCCGGGAACAGCGGGTGTACGGCACGCGCACACGCGGCCGCCCCGCCAAGGTCTTCGCGCTCACCGACTGCGGCCGGGACGCCTTCGACCAGTCCTACGACAAGCTCGCGGCCGACGCGCTCCGCTGGATCGCGGAGCAGGGCGGTGGCCCCGAGGCGGTCGCGGCCTTCGCCCGCGCCCGGATCGCCGCCCAGGCGAGCGCCTACCGCAAGGCGATCGAGGCGGTCACGCCGGACAAGCGCACCGAAGCCCTGGCCAAGGCCTTGAGCGTGGACGGGTACGCTGCTACGGCGCGCAGCGCACCGATCGGCGAGCAGCTGTGCCAGCACCACTGCCCGGTCGCCCACGTGGCGGAACAGTTCCCGCAGCTGTGCGAGGCGGAGACGGAGATCTTCGCCGAGCTGCTGGGTACCCACGTCCAGCGACTGGCGACCATCGCGCACGGCGACGGCGTCTGCACGACGTTCATCCCCAAGACATCCACTGACGACGCATCTGCTAGCACGGCCAGGAGGAACCCCGCATGA
- the sufB gene encoding Fe-S cluster assembly protein SufB — translation MTLPTETAHPELEGLGKYEYGWADSDVAGASARRGLNEEVVRDISGKKSEPEWMTKLRLKGLKLFEKKPMPNWGSDLSGIDFDNIKYFVRSTEKQAESWEDLPEDIKNTYDKLGIPEAEKQRLVAGVAAQYESEVVYHQIREDLEEQGVIFLDTDTALKEHPELFKEYFGTVIPAGDNKFAALNTAVWSGGSFIYVPKGVHVEIPLQAYFRINTENMGQFERTLIIVDEGAYVHYVEGCTAPIYKSDSLHSAVVEIIVKKNARCRYTTIQNWSNNVYNLVTKRAVAYEGATMEWIDGNIGSKVTMKYPAVYLMGEHAKGETLSIAFAGEGQHQDAGSKMVHMAPNTSSNIVSKSVARGGGRTSYRGLVEIGEGAAGSKSNVLCDALLVDTISRSDTYPYVDVREDDVSMGHEATVSKVSEDQLFYLMSRGLTEFEAMAMIVRGFVEPIAKELPMEYALELNRLIELQMEGAVG, via the coding sequence ATGACTCTCCCCACGGAGACTGCCCACCCCGAACTCGAGGGCCTGGGCAAGTACGAATACGGCTGGGCCGACTCCGACGTGGCCGGTGCCTCCGCCAGGCGTGGCCTGAACGAGGAGGTCGTCCGCGACATCTCCGGCAAGAAGTCGGAGCCGGAGTGGATGACCAAGCTGCGCCTGAAGGGCCTGAAGCTCTTCGAGAAGAAGCCGATGCCGAACTGGGGCTCCGACCTCTCGGGCATCGACTTCGACAACATCAAGTACTTCGTGCGCTCCACGGAGAAGCAGGCGGAGTCCTGGGAGGACCTGCCCGAGGACATCAAGAACACCTACGACAAGCTCGGCATCCCCGAGGCGGAGAAGCAGCGCCTGGTCGCCGGTGTCGCCGCCCAGTACGAGTCCGAGGTCGTCTACCACCAGATCCGCGAGGACCTGGAGGAGCAGGGTGTCATCTTCCTCGACACCGACACCGCGCTGAAGGAGCACCCGGAGCTCTTCAAGGAGTACTTCGGCACGGTCATCCCGGCCGGTGACAACAAGTTCGCCGCGCTGAACACCGCCGTGTGGTCCGGCGGCTCCTTCATCTACGTGCCGAAGGGCGTGCACGTCGAGATCCCGCTCCAGGCCTACTTCCGCATCAACACGGAGAACATGGGCCAGTTCGAGCGGACCCTGATCATCGTCGACGAGGGTGCCTACGTGCACTACGTCGAGGGTTGCACGGCCCCCATCTACAAGTCGGACTCGCTGCACTCCGCGGTCGTCGAGATCATCGTCAAGAAGAACGCCCGCTGCCGCTACACGACCATCCAGAACTGGTCGAACAACGTCTACAACCTGGTCACCAAGCGCGCCGTCGCCTACGAGGGCGCGACCATGGAGTGGATCGACGGCAACATCGGCTCCAAGGTGACGATGAAGTACCCGGCCGTCTACCTGATGGGCGAGCACGCCAAGGGCGAAACCCTCTCCATCGCCTTCGCGGGCGAGGGCCAGCACCAGGACGCCGGTTCGAAGATGGTCCACATGGCGCCGAACACCTCGTCCAACATCGTCTCCAAGTCGGTGGCGCGCGGTGGCGGCCGTACCTCCTACCGCGGCCTGGTCGAGATCGGCGAGGGCGCCGCCGGGTCGAAGTCCAACGTGCTGTGCGACGCGCTGCTGGTCGACACCATCTCCCGCTCCGACACGTACCCCTACGTCGACGTCCGCGAGGACGACGTGTCCATGGGCCACGAGGCGACCGTCTCCAAGGTCTCCGAGGACCAGCTCTTCTACCTGATGAGCCGCGGTCTGACCGAGTTCGAGGCGATGGCGATGATCGTGCGCGGCTTCGTCGAGCCGATCGCCAAGGAACTGCCCATGGAGTACGCCCTCGAGCTCAACCGGCTGATCGAGCTGCAGATGGAAGGCGCGGTCGGCTGA
- the sufD gene encoding Fe-S cluster assembly protein SufD, which yields MAEAQNIPVGSTTAGQIAVAAESTVVSRMSAPPSFDVADFPVPHGREEEWRFTPLERLRGLHDGTAVATGDGVKVDVQAPEGVTVETVGRDDARIGRAGTPVDRVAAQAYSAFEKAGVVTVPKETVLTEPIRIAAHGEGGVAFAHQVIELGAFAEAVVVIDHTGDAVLAANVDYVLGDGAKLTVVSVQDWDDKAVHVAQHNALVGRDASFKSVVVTFGGDVVRLHPRVTYAGPGGEAELFGLYFTDAGQHQEHRLLVTHNTPHCKSNVVYKGALQGDDAHAVWIGDVLIEAKAEGTDTYEMNRNLVLTDGARVDSVPNLEIETGEIVGAGHASATGRFDDEQLFYLMARGIPQHEARRLVVRGFFAELVQQIGVTDIEERLLAKIEEELEASVA from the coding sequence ATGGCTGAGGCTCAGAACATCCCGGTGGGCTCCACCACCGCCGGCCAGATCGCGGTCGCCGCGGAGTCGACCGTCGTCTCGCGCATGAGCGCGCCCCCGTCCTTCGACGTGGCGGACTTCCCGGTCCCGCACGGTCGCGAGGAGGAGTGGCGGTTCACCCCGCTGGAGCGGCTGCGCGGGCTGCACGACGGCACCGCGGTCGCGACCGGCGACGGCGTGAAGGTGGACGTCCAGGCCCCCGAGGGCGTGACCGTCGAGACCGTCGGCCGCGACGACGCCCGCATCGGCAGGGCCGGCACCCCGGTGGACCGCGTCGCCGCCCAGGCGTACTCGGCGTTCGAGAAGGCCGGCGTGGTCACCGTCCCCAAGGAGACGGTGCTCACCGAGCCGATCCGGATCGCCGCGCACGGCGAGGGCGGGGTCGCCTTCGCCCACCAGGTGATCGAGCTGGGCGCCTTCGCCGAGGCCGTCGTGGTCATCGACCACACCGGTGACGCGGTGCTCGCCGCCAATGTCGACTACGTCCTCGGTGACGGCGCCAAGCTGACCGTCGTCTCCGTCCAGGACTGGGACGACAAGGCCGTGCATGTGGCCCAGCACAACGCCCTGGTCGGCCGCGACGCCTCCTTCAAGTCCGTGGTCGTCACCTTCGGCGGTGACGTGGTCCGCCTGCACCCGCGCGTGACCTACGCGGGCCCCGGCGGCGAGGCCGAGCTGTTCGGCCTGTACTTCACCGACGCCGGGCAGCACCAGGAGCACCGCCTGCTGGTCACCCACAACACCCCGCACTGCAAGTCGAACGTCGTCTACAAGGGCGCGCTCCAGGGCGACGACGCGCACGCGGTCTGGATCGGCGACGTGCTCATCGAGGCCAAGGCCGAGGGCACGGACACCTACGAGATGAACCGCAACCTGGTCCTCACGGACGGTGCGCGCGTCGACTCCGTGCCGAACCTGGAGATCGAGACCGGCGAGATCGTCGGCGCCGGCCACGCCTCCGCCACCGGCCGCTTCGACGACGAGCAGCTCTTCTACCTGATGGCCCGCGGCATCCCGCAGCACGAGGCCCGCCGCCTGGTGGTCCGCGGCTTCTTCGCCGAGCTGGTCCAGCAGATCGGTGTCACCGACATCGAGGAGCGCCTGCTCGCCAAGATCGAGGAGGAGCTGGAGGCTTCGGTCGCATGA
- a CDS encoding non-heme iron oxygenase ferredoxin subunit: MSFVRVCGLSELEEDTPKRVEIDSTPVSVVKTEGEVFAIYDICSHANVSLSEGEVEDCQIECWLHGSAFDLRTGKPSGLPATRPVPVYPVKIDGDDVLVSLSQES; this comes from the coding sequence ATGAGCTTCGTACGCGTCTGTGGGCTGAGCGAGCTGGAGGAGGACACCCCGAAGCGGGTGGAGATCGACAGCACGCCGGTCTCGGTCGTCAAGACCGAGGGCGAGGTGTTCGCGATCTACGACATCTGCTCCCACGCGAACGTCTCGCTCTCCGAGGGCGAGGTGGAGGACTGCCAGATCGAGTGCTGGCTGCACGGCTCCGCCTTCGACCTGCGCACCGGCAAGCCGTCCGGCCTCCCGGCCACGCGCCCCGTCCCCGTATACCCCGTAAAGATCGATGGGGACGACGTTCTCGTCTCCCTCTCCCAGGAGTCCTGA
- the sufC gene encoding Fe-S cluster assembly ATPase SufC — protein MATLEIRDLHVTVEADNATKEILKGVDLTVKQGETHAIMGPNGSGKSTLAYSLAGHPKYTITSGTVTLDGEDVLEMSVDERARAGLFLAMQYPVEVPGVSVSNFLRTSATAVRGEAPKLRTWVKEVKEAMERLNMDPSFAERNVNEGFSGGEKKRHEILQLELLKPKVAILDETDSGLDVDALRIVSEGVNRVRETGEVGTLLITHYTRILRYIKPDFVHVFSGGRIVESGGAELADKLEDEGYEAYTKGGVSA, from the coding sequence ATGGCAACGCTTGAAATCCGAGACCTGCACGTCACCGTCGAGGCCGACAACGCCACGAAGGAGATCCTCAAGGGCGTCGACCTCACCGTGAAGCAGGGCGAGACGCACGCCATCATGGGCCCCAACGGCTCCGGCAAGTCGACCCTCGCCTACTCGCTCGCGGGTCACCCGAAGTACACGATCACCAGCGGCACCGTCACCCTCGACGGCGAGGACGTCCTGGAGATGTCCGTCGACGAGCGGGCCCGCGCCGGCCTGTTCCTGGCGATGCAGTACCCGGTCGAGGTCCCCGGCGTCTCGGTCTCCAACTTCCTGCGCACCTCCGCCACCGCCGTCCGCGGCGAGGCCCCCAAGCTGCGCACCTGGGTGAAGGAGGTCAAGGAGGCCATGGAGCGCCTCAACATGGACCCGTCCTTCGCCGAGCGCAACGTCAACGAGGGCTTCTCCGGCGGTGAGAAGAAGCGCCACGAGATCCTCCAGCTGGAACTGCTCAAGCCGAAGGTGGCGATCCTGGACGAGACCGACTCCGGTCTCGACGTGGACGCTCTGCGGATCGTCTCCGAGGGCGTCAACCGCGTCCGCGAGACCGGCGAGGTCGGCACCCTGCTGATCACGCACTACACGCGCATCCTGCGCTACATCAAGCCGGACTTCGTCCACGTCTTCTCCGGCGGCCGGATCGTCGAGTCCGGCGGTGCCGAGCTCGCCGACAAGCTGGAGGACGAGGGCTACGAGGCATACACGAAGGGTGGCGTATCCGCGTGA